The proteins below are encoded in one region of Halocatena salina:
- the dacZ gene encoding diadenylate cyclase DacZ, which produces MSGLGGVVTDLVADIDAVFLFSPSTADYETIVDESDVPVIVVAVENTVGAELFIELPIEFNDIKERIRFGMEGGIDQEYIDTGTIILCAMNLFDDGIDSVIRIRAGEFTHTGIYDLFVNSRAEPSVIRNVLEVVIGLGKKGQKGKPVGALFVVGDAGKVMNKSRSLSYNPFEKSHVHVGDPIVDVMLKEFSRLDGAFVISDSGKIVSAYRYLEPAAEGVDIPKGLGTRHMAAGAITRDTNAIAIVLSESDGLVRAFSGGELIFELDPEAY; this is translated from the coding sequence ATGTCTGGACTGGGGGGGGTAGTGACGGATCTCGTCGCGGATATCGATGCCGTGTTTTTGTTCTCCCCGAGCACCGCTGACTACGAAACGATCGTCGATGAGTCCGACGTACCGGTCATCGTGGTGGCAGTGGAGAACACGGTTGGAGCGGAGCTATTCATCGAGTTACCGATCGAGTTTAACGACATCAAAGAGCGGATCCGATTCGGGATGGAAGGAGGGATCGATCAAGAGTACATCGACACGGGTACGATCATTCTCTGTGCGATGAATCTCTTTGATGATGGCATCGATTCAGTGATCCGTATTCGAGCAGGAGAGTTCACACACACAGGCATCTACGATCTGTTCGTTAACTCCCGGGCTGAGCCATCGGTCATCCGAAACGTGTTGGAGGTCGTGATCGGACTCGGAAAGAAAGGCCAGAAAGGCAAACCAGTCGGAGCATTGTTCGTAGTCGGTGACGCCGGAAAGGTGATGAACAAATCGCGGTCTCTGTCGTACAATCCCTTCGAGAAATCACACGTACACGTCGGGGATCCGATCGTCGACGTGATGTTGAAGGAATTTTCGCGGCTGGACGGCGCCTTCGTGATCTCTGATTCCGGAAAGATCGTCTCTGCCTATCGGTATCTCGAACCGGCTGCGGAGGGCGTCGACATTCCGAAAGGGTTGGGCACGCGCCACATGGCTGCGGGTGCGATCACCCGTGATACGAACGCCATCGCTATCGTATTATCCGAAAGCGATGGGTTAGTGCGTGCATTTTCGGGTGGGGAGCTGATATTCGAGCTTGATCCGGAGGCATATTAA
- a CDS encoding dihydrolipoyl dehydrogenase family protein — protein MTHVLIIGAYGSAGVAVANALADADVRLTLVDDDEPGGLCILRGCMPSKEVLSAAAHRFQARHDDRLSASIPSVALERTVETKDEHVAEFGAHRREAVRKLTDQTGVEFIHDTAQFVDDHTVAVGEREITPDYVVVATGSKPSIPELPGIDDVEFMTSADVLDATGFPDSGIVMGFGAVGIELVPYLAEAGDVDLTVIEHDDRPLDGHDALFGDELLSLYREKFDVDIRTNTRERALETTEQGVRLTVEEGGTTRTIDAEELFVFTGRQPALDGLRLERTAIEPSGEWVQDTMQTRDDERTFVVGDANDREPILHVAKEQGHRAADNILRHRDGRSLRSYENVTHRVVFAGLGVYPIVRVGHTAASARTANIEHITVDRHANDDGVFTTKDAPEGLARLVVNTDGTVLGYQGLHYHADVMAKTMQIVIENEMDVENIPDRAYHPTTPEILDGLLREAKQLLSERETDATEPTNGR, from the coding sequence GTGACACACGTCCTCATCATCGGGGCCTACGGAAGTGCCGGGGTAGCCGTCGCAAACGCGCTCGCGGACGCCGACGTTCGACTCACGCTTGTGGACGACGACGAGCCCGGTGGACTCTGTATTCTCCGGGGATGTATGCCGTCGAAAGAGGTGTTATCTGCGGCTGCCCACCGGTTTCAGGCTCGTCACGACGACCGTCTCTCAGCGTCGATACCGTCCGTGGCGCTCGAGCGGACCGTCGAAACCAAAGACGAACACGTAGCGGAGTTCGGTGCACACCGACGCGAAGCTGTTCGGAAACTCACGGACCAAACGGGAGTCGAGTTCATCCACGATACAGCGCAGTTCGTCGACGACCACACAGTAGCGGTCGGCGAAAGAGAGATCACACCGGATTACGTCGTCGTTGCCACGGGTTCGAAACCATCGATCCCAGAGCTACCGGGGATTGACGACGTCGAATTCATGACTAGTGCGGACGTACTCGATGCGACCGGGTTCCCCGATTCAGGAATCGTGATGGGGTTTGGTGCTGTCGGAATCGAGCTGGTTCCGTATCTGGCCGAAGCGGGTGATGTCGATCTGACGGTGATCGAACACGACGATCGTCCGCTGGACGGCCACGACGCGCTGTTCGGAGACGAGCTCCTATCGCTGTATCGTGAGAAGTTCGATGTCGATATCCGAACGAACACGCGCGAAAGAGCACTCGAAACGACCGAACAGGGCGTTCGGCTGACTGTCGAGGAGGGGGGCACGACACGGACGATCGATGCCGAGGAGCTGTTCGTGTTCACGGGTCGACAGCCCGCACTCGACGGACTCAGGCTCGAACGGACGGCGATCGAACCGAGCGGAGAGTGGGTTCAAGACACGATGCAAACCCGCGATGACGAGCGCACGTTTGTCGTTGGGGACGCGAACGACAGAGAACCGATCCTCCATGTGGCCAAAGAACAGGGACACAGAGCGGCTGACAACATCCTTCGGCATCGGGACGGTCGGAGTCTGCGATCCTACGAGAACGTGACTCATCGAGTGGTGTTTGCCGGGCTCGGCGTGTATCCGATCGTCCGCGTCGGACACACTGCAGCGTCGGCCCGCACGGCTAACATCGAGCACATCACAGTCGACCGGCACGCCAACGATGACGGCGTTTTCACCACAAAAGACGCGCCAGAAGGACTCGCGCGACTCGTCGTCAACACCGATGGCACGGTGCTCGGCTACCAAGGACTTCACTATCACGCCGACGTGATGGCGAAGACGATGCAGATCGTCATCGAAAACGAGATGGATGTCGAGAACATCCCCGACCGCGCCTATCATCCGACCACACCCGAAATTCTCGATGGACTCCTTCGAGAGGCAAAACAACTGTTGTCCGAACGAGAAACCGACGCCACGGAGCCGACGAACGGACGCTGA
- a CDS encoding DUF7331 family protein has product MSTRTYDGTNGDDTEQDCIVLELEDGEVVIYDPNNHRAWIQSDVAVEISSQV; this is encoded by the coding sequence ATGAGTACACGAACATACGACGGCACGAACGGCGATGACACCGAGCAGGACTGTATCGTTCTCGAACTCGAAGACGGTGAGGTAGTGATATACGACCCGAACAACCACCGCGCGTGGATACAATCCGATGTGGCGGTGGAGATCAGTTCCCAGGTGTAG
- a CDS encoding DUF7838 family putative zinc beta-ribbon protein → MSLEIEHYCPSCEETHNFYRTASTLVQLGEKTKWRCPECGYGFVKIDDIESDTRTTA, encoded by the coding sequence ATGAGTCTGGAAATCGAACATTACTGCCCGTCTTGTGAGGAAACACACAACTTCTACCGAACGGCGAGTACGCTCGTCCAACTGGGCGAGAAAACGAAGTGGAGATGCCCGGAGTGTGGGTACGGGTTCGTGAAGATCGACGACATCGAATCTGATACCCGCACCACGGCCTGA
- a CDS encoding tRNA (N(6)-L-threonylcarbamoyladenosine(37)-C(2))-methylthiotransferase, translating to MARYHIETYGCTANRGESRQIERLLRDGGHHPVDGPEEADVAILNTCTVVEKTERNMLTRAKELESETADLIVTGCMALAQGELFEGIDAEVLHWDAVPTAIRNGECPTTTPGTEPVLDGVVGILPIARGCMSDCSYCITKKATGKIDSPPVEENVEKARALVHAGAKELRITGQDTGVYGWDTGERKLHTLLERICDIDADFRVRVGMANPKGLHGIRDELASVFANNEKLYNFIHAPVQSGSNDVLGDMRRQHQVQEFVEVVETFDSALDHWTLSTDFIVGFPSETDADYRQSLALLREVRPEKINVTRFSKRPGTDAAQRKGLGGTIKKERSSEMVEEKMEIVGDAYRDMVGERHEVLVVEQGTGDSVKCYDEAYRQVIIKNATEHDIQPGEFVTVEITSAETVYCFGEPVSVCVSE from the coding sequence ATGGCCCGCTACCACATCGAGACGTACGGTTGCACGGCCAACCGTGGTGAGAGCCGCCAGATCGAGCGGCTGCTCCGCGATGGGGGACATCACCCGGTTGACGGTCCCGAGGAGGCCGACGTTGCGATCCTCAACACGTGTACCGTTGTCGAGAAAACCGAGCGCAACATGCTGACGCGGGCCAAAGAGCTCGAATCGGAGACGGCAGATCTCATCGTCACGGGCTGTATGGCGCTCGCTCAAGGTGAGCTGTTCGAGGGCATCGACGCGGAGGTGCTCCACTGGGATGCGGTTCCGACTGCCATTCGAAACGGTGAGTGTCCGACGACGACACCGGGCACGGAACCGGTGTTGGACGGCGTGGTAGGAATCCTCCCGATCGCCCGGGGCTGTATGAGCGACTGTTCCTACTGTATCACCAAGAAAGCTACCGGGAAGATCGACAGTCCGCCGGTCGAGGAGAACGTCGAGAAAGCCCGTGCGCTCGTTCACGCGGGAGCCAAAGAACTCCGTATCACGGGGCAGGACACAGGGGTGTACGGATGGGATACGGGCGAACGCAAGCTCCACACCCTGCTCGAACGGATCTGTGACATCGACGCTGACTTTCGCGTTCGCGTCGGAATGGCCAACCCCAAGGGACTACACGGCATCCGCGATGAACTCGCTTCGGTGTTCGCCAACAACGAGAAGCTGTACAACTTCATCCACGCTCCCGTTCAGTCGGGTAGCAACGACGTTCTCGGTGACATGCGCCGCCAGCATCAGGTTCAGGAGTTCGTCGAAGTGGTCGAAACGTTCGATTCGGCGCTCGACCACTGGACGCTCTCGACGGACTTCATCGTCGGCTTCCCGAGCGAAACCGACGCCGACTACAGGCAGAGTCTCGCGTTGTTGCGCGAGGTCCGTCCCGAAAAGATCAACGTGACACGCTTTTCCAAACGTCCCGGGACCGACGCCGCACAGCGTAAGGGTCTCGGCGGTACGATCAAGAAAGAACGCTCTTCGGAGATGGTCGAAGAGAAAATGGAGATCGTCGGCGACGCCTACCGCGACATGGTGGGAGAACGCCACGAGGTGCTCGTCGTCGAGCAGGGCACGGGCGATTCGGTGAAATGTTACGACGAAGCCTACCGACAGGTCATCATCAAAAACGCCACCGAGCACGATATCCAACCGGGCGAGTTCGTGACGGTTGAGATCACCAGCGCCGAAACGGTGTACTGCTTTGGCGAACCCGTTTCCGTTTGCGTTTCCGAGTGA
- a CDS encoding cation diffusion facilitator family transporter, whose protein sequence is MNRTTALRRVGLLVLGVNAILVVAKGGVYLATGSIAVGSEAVNSLADGVYSLVVVWGLYVTTQPPDPDHPHGHERIEPFVSLFVALGILIAGVAVLYNAVQSIETGAVAVGGLPAIAVLGGAAGVKYLLYRYCLRMSRTYHSPAIEATALDNRADVLTALAALIGVLGASVGWPVLDPVAGAVVSLGIMYTGIEIVVDNVGYLIGVAPPEELREEIIDRALSHPDVHGVHDVVPHHVGPEVDVSLHLEIEGNRSLTDAHDIETDVVESIRDIPEVDDVFVHLDPKELGEWKDTDDSYTDGTDTNGIE, encoded by the coding sequence ATGAATCGAACCACAGCCCTTCGACGCGTCGGACTCCTCGTGTTGGGAGTCAACGCTATCCTCGTGGTAGCTAAGGGTGGGGTGTATCTTGCGACGGGATCGATCGCAGTCGGGTCGGAAGCGGTAAACAGTCTCGCTGATGGGGTGTACAGTCTCGTCGTCGTTTGGGGCTTGTACGTGACGACACAGCCACCGGATCCCGACCACCCTCACGGACACGAGCGGATCGAGCCGTTCGTCTCGTTGTTCGTCGCGCTCGGAATCCTCATCGCTGGAGTCGCCGTGCTCTACAACGCAGTCCAGTCCATCGAAACGGGAGCTGTCGCTGTCGGTGGACTGCCCGCGATCGCCGTGCTTGGAGGGGCTGCAGGCGTGAAATACCTTCTCTATCGGTACTGCCTCCGGATGAGCCGAACGTACCACTCTCCAGCCATCGAAGCAACGGCGCTGGACAATCGCGCCGACGTTCTCACCGCACTCGCGGCATTGATCGGGGTTCTCGGCGCGAGCGTCGGCTGGCCGGTGCTCGACCCGGTGGCTGGGGCTGTCGTTTCCCTTGGGATCATGTATACGGGCATCGAGATCGTGGTCGACAACGTCGGCTATCTCATCGGAGTCGCACCACCCGAGGAACTCCGTGAGGAGATCATCGACCGGGCACTCTCACACCCCGATGTCCACGGGGTTCACGACGTCGTACCACACCACGTGGGACCCGAGGTTGACGTGAGCCTCCATCTCGAAATAGAAGGAAATCGGTCGCTCACCGACGCCCACGACATCGAAACCGACGTCGTCGAATCGATTCGGGATATCCCCGAAGTCGACGACGTGTTCGTGCATCTCGACCCGAAGGAACTCGGTGAGTGGAAGGACACCGATGACAGCTATACTGACGGAACTGATACGAACGGAATAGAGTGA
- a CDS encoding HIT family protein, which translates to MEQVFAPWRIEWVERDEDEDGGCVFCELPTAEQDRESRIVARSEHAYVLLNNYPYNPGHVMVIPETHTGEYGELSDSVLLDHARLKQRTLAALEQTFDPDGFNMGCNLGHGAGGSISDHLHTHVVPRWEEDTNFMPVIGDTKVIVEAIENTYDRLYEAFTTQNGTDTTGAGAVGIERRE; encoded by the coding sequence ATGGAACAGGTGTTCGCGCCGTGGCGAATCGAATGGGTCGAGCGAGACGAGGACGAAGACGGCGGCTGTGTCTTCTGTGAACTCCCGACGGCCGAACAGGACCGGGAGAGTCGGATCGTCGCTCGGAGCGAGCACGCGTACGTGTTGCTCAACAACTATCCGTACAATCCGGGTCACGTGATGGTCATCCCGGAGACACACACGGGTGAGTACGGTGAGCTATCGGATTCGGTGTTGCTCGACCACGCCCGGTTGAAACAGCGGACGCTCGCCGCACTCGAACAAACCTTCGATCCGGACGGATTCAACATGGGGTGTAACCTCGGCCACGGAGCTGGCGGTTCGATCAGTGACCATCTCCACACCCATGTCGTACCCCGGTGGGAAGAGGATACGAACTTCATGCCCGTCATCGGCGATACGAAAGTCATCGTCGAGGCCATCGAGAACACCTACGACCGTCTGTACGAGGCGTTCACCACACAGAACGGGACCGATACCACCGGTGCGGGCGCGGTCGGGATCGAACGAAGAGAGTGA
- a CDS encoding DUF7835 family putative zinc beta-ribbon protein, whose protein sequence is MKASKQQSKQADVHEMCSACGRETPHDVSVKILTESSKPENAQFSREPYRVSVCQICGSETSLRMNNA, encoded by the coding sequence ATGAAAGCCTCCAAGCAGCAGTCGAAGCAGGCGGATGTCCACGAGATGTGTTCGGCGTGCGGACGCGAAACGCCTCACGACGTATCTGTCAAGATCCTCACTGAGAGCAGCAAGCCAGAAAACGCGCAGTTTTCTCGTGAACCGTATCGCGTTAGCGTCTGTCAGATCTGTGGTTCGGAAACGTCGCTTCGGATGAACAACGCCTAA
- the trpG gene encoding anthranilate synthase component II produces MTTQRPAETGKHVCFIDNFDSFTYNLVEYVSQYATTEVVRNTASLEDIRALEPDAIVLSPGPGHPKNDRDVGVTLDVLTELSTTVSTLGICLGLEAAVYAYDGTVDHAPQPIHGKAVPVEHDEKGVFEGLPNPIRGGRYHSLVATDVPACFEVTATTEVAHETADLVMGVRHREHPISCVQFHPESVLTNAGHEIVRNFLRTV; encoded by the coding sequence ATGACGACCCAACGACCAGCAGAAACGGGAAAGCACGTCTGTTTCATCGATAATTTCGATTCGTTCACGTACAATCTCGTCGAGTACGTGAGCCAGTACGCGACCACCGAGGTGGTTCGTAACACCGCCTCGCTCGAAGACATCCGTGCACTCGAACCGGATGCGATCGTGCTCAGTCCCGGCCCAGGACACCCAAAAAACGACCGAGACGTCGGCGTCACGCTCGACGTTCTCACTGAATTGAGCACCACCGTGTCGACGCTCGGTATCTGTCTCGGACTGGAAGCCGCTGTGTACGCCTACGACGGCACGGTCGATCACGCACCCCAACCGATCCACGGCAAAGCGGTCCCAGTCGAACACGACGAGAAGGGCGTATTCGAGGGACTTCCCAATCCGATCCGCGGCGGACGCTATCACTCACTCGTTGCCACGGACGTACCAGCGTGTTTCGAAGTGACAGCCACCACGGAAGTAGCCCATGAAACAGCCGATCTAGTGATGGGTGTTCGTCACCGCGAGCACCCGATCAGCTGCGTCCAGTTCCATCCCGAAAGCGTGCTTACGAACGCGGGCCACGAGATCGTCCGGAATTTCCTCAGAACGGTTTAG
- the trpE gene encoding anthranilate synthase component I, translating into MTDPRSVTDEAGVMLDCSREEFIEWTTDQGDPVVARVAASLDVDVSSLLAYATLNDHGEYGFLLESAEKVPSSDPDGAFAPATEVDDRHARYSFVGYDPAAVITASGADVTVDLLDDRYTGLLDPDPTGTDVLDRLSAVLPDVRLCGFPDRSRRRLDGGLVGVLAYDAVYDLFLSELDYDRPETRVPDAAFVLSDSTLVFDQCTDSLELVFTPVVRPDEDANALYTALRSEATRVTRQLRTADDIETGGVERVDSCAGSKTTYERAVRKAKEHVLDGDIYQGVISRRRDVSGEIDPLGLYSALREINPSPYMYVLDRGDSTIVGASPETLVSVQHETVAMYPLAGTCDRGDSPVEDRRLAGEMLADEKERAEHTMLVDLARNDVRRVSKPGSVSVEEFMNVFKYSHVQHIESTVTGTLAEDANAFDATRAAFPAGTLTGAPKIRAMELIDALESQPRGVYGGGLGYYSWNGDADLAIVIRTATIEQAGNDTGASEDRITVQAGAGIVADSDPTAEYEETEQKMNGVLTALEAIEAETTESRQPEREPPR; encoded by the coding sequence ATGACCGACCCACGATCCGTTACCGATGAAGCGGGAGTGATGCTCGACTGCTCGCGAGAGGAGTTCATCGAATGGACGACCGATCAGGGTGACCCTGTCGTGGCCCGCGTGGCAGCATCACTCGATGTTGACGTCTCTTCGTTGCTGGCGTATGCGACGTTGAATGACCATGGAGAGTACGGCTTTTTGCTCGAAAGCGCGGAAAAGGTGCCGTCGAGTGATCCCGACGGAGCGTTTGCACCCGCCACAGAAGTCGACGACAGACACGCCCGCTACTCGTTCGTCGGGTACGATCCGGCTGCTGTTATCACCGCAAGCGGCGCGGATGTGACCGTCGATCTGTTGGACGATCGCTATACAGGGCTGCTCGATCCTGATCCGACGGGAACGGACGTTCTCGACAGGCTCAGCGCTGTCCTACCGGACGTGAGATTGTGTGGATTCCCGGACCGATCCCGGCGACGGTTGGACGGCGGGTTGGTCGGGGTGCTCGCCTACGACGCAGTGTACGATCTCTTCCTGTCGGAGCTGGACTACGACCGTCCCGAAACGCGAGTGCCCGATGCGGCGTTCGTCCTGAGTGATTCGACGCTCGTGTTCGATCAGTGCACTGACAGCCTTGAGCTCGTATTCACGCCGGTGGTGCGTCCTGATGAGGACGCGAACGCGCTGTACACCGCGCTTCGTTCGGAAGCAACCCGAGTGACTCGGCAGCTGCGGACGGCCGATGATATCGAGACCGGCGGCGTCGAACGTGTGGACTCATGTGCGGGGAGCAAGACGACGTACGAACGGGCTGTACGGAAGGCCAAAGAACACGTGCTCGATGGAGACATCTATCAGGGCGTCATCTCTCGACGGCGAGACGTTTCGGGTGAGATCGATCCTCTCGGGCTGTACAGCGCGCTCAGAGAGATCAATCCATCACCGTACATGTATGTGCTCGATCGAGGTGACAGCACGATCGTCGGCGCTAGTCCGGAAACGCTCGTGTCGGTCCAACACGAGACAGTGGCGATGTATCCGCTCGCGGGAACGTGTGATCGTGGGGATAGCCCCGTCGAGGATCGGCGGCTGGCGGGTGAGATGCTTGCTGATGAAAAGGAGCGCGCAGAGCACACGATGCTCGTGGATCTGGCTCGCAACGACGTTCGGCGTGTGAGCAAGCCGGGCAGCGTGTCGGTCGAAGAGTTCATGAACGTCTTCAAATACAGCCACGTCCAGCACATCGAGAGCACTGTCACCGGAACGCTCGCCGAGGACGCGAATGCGTTCGATGCGACGCGCGCGGCCTTCCCCGCCGGAACGCTGACTGGGGCTCCGAAGATCCGTGCGATGGAGCTCATCGACGCACTCGAGTCACAACCGCGTGGCGTCTACGGTGGTGGACTCGGGTACTACTCGTGGAATGGTGACGCGGATCTGGCGATCGTCATCCGAACCGCGACGATCGAACAGGCGGGCAACGACACCGGGGCGTCGGAGGACCGCATCACGGTCCAAGCGGGCGCTGGAATCGTCGCCGACAGCGATCCGACCGCCGAATACGAAGAGACCGAACAGAAGATGAACGGCGTACTGACTGCACTCGAAGCGATCGAAGCCGAGACGACTGAATCACGCCAACCGGAACGAGAGCCACCACGATGA
- a CDS encoding phosphoribosylanthranilate isomerase — MTTTNSRTRVKICGLTTATDRDLAVTAGADAVGFINDVPVETPREISAETAATLVETTPPFVSTVLVTMPEDVSDALEQIDRIGPDAVQVHGLPPSAVAALGDETDVSMIAAVTATESPDYDPVADALVVDSLDDVGAGGTGETHDWERARDRVEALDSPVVLAGGLTPDNVGDAIETVAPYGVDVASGVERGSGRKDPAAVWSFLERVRTRTDRPKPTDPKT, encoded by the coding sequence ATGACGACCACGAACAGCCGAACGCGGGTGAAGATCTGTGGACTCACGACGGCCACCGATCGGGATCTCGCGGTTACAGCCGGTGCGGACGCCGTGGGATTCATCAATGACGTCCCGGTGGAAACCCCACGTGAGATTTCCGCGGAGACGGCCGCGACGTTGGTCGAGACGACGCCTCCGTTCGTGAGTACGGTGCTCGTGACGATGCCCGAGGACGTGAGCGACGCCCTCGAACAGATCGATCGCATCGGTCCGGACGCGGTGCAAGTTCATGGGCTGCCCCCATCAGCCGTCGCTGCGCTCGGCGATGAGACGGACGTGTCGATGATCGCTGCGGTGACAGCGACCGAGAGCCCCGACTACGATCCAGTGGCCGACGCGTTGGTCGTCGATTCGCTCGACGACGTCGGTGCCGGCGGAACCGGTGAAACACACGACTGGGAACGCGCCCGCGATCGGGTCGAGGCGCTCGATTCGCCCGTCGTGCTCGCCGGGGGTCTCACCCCCGACAACGTCGGTGACGCGATCGAGACGGTCGCTCCCTACGGGGTCGACGTCGCCAGCGGCGTCGAACGCGGTAGCGGACGCAAAGATCCCGCTGCGGTGTGGTCGTTTCTCGAACGGGTCAGAACACGAACCGACAGACCGAAACCGACTGATCCAAAGACATGA
- the trpD gene encoding anthranilate phosphoribosyltransferase encodes MNTYIERVTDGEDLTQKEARSVASAVFEDATATQIGALLAGLRSKGETEAEIAGFAEGMRGVAHTISPDRTPLVDTCGTGGDDHDTINVSTTSAIVAGGAGVPVAKHGNYSVSSSSGSTDVLEALCVPAAAEPATVERLIEDHGIGFMHAPVFHPAMKAVIGPRRELGMRTIFNVLGPLTNPAGADAQVVGVYDPELVGTLAHALTRLPVERALVVHGPGLDEIAIHGKTRVAEVTGEETEEYTLTPGDIGLDRAPIERVAGGTPEENAELLREIVTGERTGPKRDIVLANAGAAIYVSGEADSIEAGVHRAREAIESGSAQSVLEELRSVSVAQ; translated from the coding sequence ATGAACACCTACATCGAGCGTGTGACTGACGGCGAGGATCTGACACAGAAGGAGGCTCGGTCGGTAGCGAGCGCCGTGTTCGAGGACGCGACGGCGACACAGATCGGTGCGTTGCTGGCCGGACTACGGTCGAAAGGTGAGACGGAGGCCGAAATCGCGGGGTTTGCGGAGGGAATGCGGGGGGTTGCCCATACGATCTCTCCCGATCGGACACCGCTGGTGGACACGTGTGGAACGGGGGGCGACGATCACGACACGATCAACGTCTCGACGACCAGCGCCATCGTCGCCGGTGGTGCGGGCGTTCCGGTCGCCAAGCACGGCAACTACTCCGTTTCCTCCTCATCTGGAAGCACGGACGTACTCGAAGCGCTTTGCGTACCAGCAGCCGCCGAACCGGCCACCGTCGAACGGTTGATCGAAGATCACGGCATCGGTTTCATGCACGCGCCGGTGTTCCATCCGGCGATGAAGGCGGTGATCGGGCCGCGGCGGGAGCTGGGTATGCGGACGATTTTCAACGTGCTCGGGCCGCTGACGAACCCCGCGGGGGCGGACGCCCAAGTCGTCGGGGTGTACGATCCGGAGTTGGTAGGAACGCTGGCGCATGCGCTCACCAGACTCCCGGTCGAGCGGGCGCTTGTGGTTCACGGGCCCGGACTGGACGAAATCGCTATCCACGGGAAAACACGGGTGGCAGAGGTTACGGGCGAGGAGACCGAGGAGTACACGCTCACGCCCGGCGATATCGGTCTTGACCGAGCACCGATCGAACGAGTCGCAGGCGGAACCCCAGAGGAGAACGCGGAACTACTCCGAGAGATCGTCACTGGCGAACGCACCGGCCCAAAACGCGATATCGTGCTCGCAAACGCCGGGGCAGCCATCTACGTCTCGGGAGAAGCGGACAGCATCGAGGCGGGCGTCCACCGCGCTCGGGAAGCGATCGAGTCAGGATCTGCCCAGTCGGTGCTCGAAGAACTCCGGTCGGTCTCAGTCGCCCAATGA